A genomic window from Oculatellaceae cyanobacterium includes:
- a CDS encoding Asr1405/Asl0597 family protein, translating into MNPLNLEPEAGKVVDISLADRWLVYLRLQQLDIPCSCATNQPLRVQVQNSVAAIQLWSVARQLTASRRELTLWLERCWSL; encoded by the coding sequence ATGAATCCATTAAATTTAGAACCAGAAGCAGGAAAGGTTGTCGATATATCCCTTGCAGACCGTTGGCTGGTATATCTGCGCTTACAACAACTAGATATTCCTTGCAGTTGTGCAACTAACCAGCCATTGCGAGTGCAAGTTCAAAACTCTGTAGCAGCCATACAACTTTGGAGCGTAGCCAGACAACTGACAGCTTCTCGTCGGGAGTTAACTCTCTGGTTGGAACGTTGCTGGAGCCTCTAG
- a CDS encoding Dps family protein, whose amino-acid sequence MSETQSVLQSFGEVYDNPVLLDKSVTAPVCEGLNIALASFQALYLQYQKHHFVVEGAEFYQLHEFFETSYEDVQGHVHEIGERLNGLGGVPVASFNRLAQMCCFTPEEDGVYGCRAMVEHDLTAEQALIGLIRRQAGQAESLGDRGTRYLYEQILLKTEERAYHLAHFLAKDSLTLGFVQAANN is encoded by the coding sequence ATGTCTGAAACACAAAGCGTATTACAGTCGTTTGGTGAGGTTTATGATAATCCGGTGTTGTTAGACAAAAGTGTCACAGCACCCGTCTGCGAAGGCTTGAACATTGCTCTAGCGAGTTTTCAGGCTCTATACCTGCAATATCAAAAGCACCATTTTGTGGTTGAAGGTGCTGAGTTTTACCAATTACATGAATTTTTTGAAACCAGCTACGAAGATGTTCAGGGTCATGTTCATGAAATTGGTGAACGCTTAAATGGTTTAGGTGGTGTACCAGTAGCTAGCTTTAACAGATTGGCTCAAATGTGCTGCTTTACGCCAGAAGAGGATGGTGTTTATGGATGTCGTGCAATGGTGGAACACGATTTAACAGCCGAACAAGCGTTAATTGGGCTTATTCGCCGTCAAGCAGGACAAGCTGAAAGTTTAGGCGATCGCGGTACTCGATATCTGTATGAACAAATTCTGTTGAAAACTGAGGAAAGAGCTTATCATTTAGCTCACTTCCTTGCTAAAGACAGCTTAACTCTGGGTTTTGTACAGGCAGCTAATAATTAA
- a CDS encoding M20 family metallopeptidase: protein MASTTLSPLPVDITRIRPAIQTLQPQIIEWRRYLHQRPELGFREELTAKFITQKLQEWGINHQTEIAKTGIVAIIKGTKPTSATENLKVLAIRADMDALPIQEENDVPYKSLHDGLMHACGHDGHTAIALATAYYLSQHQEQFAGTVKIIFQPAEEGPGGAKPMIEAGVLQNPDVDAIIGLHLWNNLPLGTVGVRAGALMAAVELFNCTILGKGGHGAMPHQTVDSIVVAAQIVNALQTIVARNIDPIESAVVTVGELHAGTAHNVIADTARMSGTVRYFNPSLDGYFKKRIEQIITGICQSYGANYELNYYSLYPPVINDAQIADLVRSVTADVVETPVGIVPECQTMGGEDMSFFLQAVPGCYFFLGSANTEKNLAYPHHHPRFNFDETALLMGVEIFARCVEKFFN, encoded by the coding sequence ATGGCTTCTACTACTTTAAGTCCTCTGCCTGTAGATATCACTCGAATTAGACCAGCAATCCAAACGTTGCAACCACAAATTATCGAGTGGCGTAGATATTTACATCAACGTCCTGAACTGGGTTTTCGAGAAGAACTAACCGCTAAATTTATTACACAAAAGCTGCAAGAATGGGGTATTAATCATCAAACTGAGATTGCTAAAACTGGAATTGTTGCCATTATAAAAGGCACAAAACCAACTTCAGCCACCGAAAATCTCAAAGTATTGGCAATTCGGGCAGATATGGATGCCTTGCCAATTCAAGAAGAAAATGATGTACCTTATAAATCGCTGCATGATGGATTAATGCACGCTTGCGGTCATGATGGACATACTGCGATCGCACTAGCAACTGCATATTACCTATCCCAGCATCAAGAGCAGTTTGCGGGTACTGTCAAAATTATCTTCCAACCAGCCGAAGAAGGCCCTGGTGGTGCAAAACCAATGATTGAAGCTGGTGTTTTGCAAAATCCAGATGTCGATGCCATTATTGGATTGCATTTGTGGAATAATCTGCCACTGGGTACAGTTGGTGTACGCGCTGGGGCATTAATGGCAGCAGTTGAACTATTTAACTGCACAATATTAGGTAAAGGTGGGCATGGTGCCATGCCTCATCAAACCGTTGATTCAATTGTAGTTGCTGCTCAAATTGTCAATGCTTTACAAACAATTGTGGCACGTAATATTGATCCAATTGAATCGGCTGTTGTAACTGTCGGTGAACTCCATGCAGGAACAGCACACAACGTAATTGCAGATACAGCACGGATGAGTGGAACTGTGCGGTATTTTAATCCATCATTAGATGGATATTTCAAAAAAAGAATTGAACAAATAATTACAGGAATTTGTCAGAGTTACGGCGCAAATTACGAGTTAAATTACTACAGTTTATATCCACCTGTAATTAATGATGCTCAGATTGCAGATTTAGTGCGTTCTGTAACAGCAGACGTTGTTGAAACTCCGGTGGGAATAGTACCTGAGTGTCAAACTATGGGCGGCGAGGATATGTCTTTCTTTTTGCAAGCTGTTCCTGGGTGCTATTTCTTTTTAGGTTCTGCAAATACAGAAAAAAATTTAGCTTATCCTCACCATCATCCCCGATTTAATTTTGATGAAACAGCGCTCTTGATGGGGGTAGAAATTTTTGCTCGTTGTGTTGAAAAATTTTTTAATTAG
- the bioD gene encoding dethiobiotin synthase, whose product MNALLITGTDTEIGKTVLTTALIAYWQKYCPSRSLGVMKPIQAGTGDRELYTQLFSLDQSPESITPLYFQAPLAPPLAAEKEGRIVDLASVWQAFAHLREQRDFVLIEALGGLGSPVTHELTVADLASDWRLPTVLVVPVKLGAIAQAVANVALARQSNIHLKGIVLNCNQPRSDQEIANWTPTDLIESLTNIPVLGCLPYLTNPTDLNLLTKVASDLDLEQLLPI is encoded by the coding sequence TTGAACGCACTATTAATTACTGGTACTGATACAGAAATTGGCAAGACAGTCCTCACAACTGCTTTGATAGCTTATTGGCAGAAGTATTGTCCAAGCAGAAGTTTAGGGGTAATGAAACCAATTCAGGCAGGTACAGGCGATCGCGAATTGTACACCCAGTTGTTTTCTCTAGATCAATCCCCAGAATCAATTACTCCGTTGTACTTCCAAGCACCTTTAGCCCCGCCGTTAGCAGCAGAAAAAGAAGGACGTATAGTAGATTTAGCAAGCGTTTGGCAAGCATTTGCTCATCTGCGCGAACAGCGAGATTTTGTGCTAATAGAAGCATTAGGGGGACTAGGTTCACCTGTTACCCATGAACTAACTGTTGCTGATTTAGCTTCTGATTGGCGGTTGCCAACTGTGTTAGTAGTACCAGTTAAACTAGGTGCGATCGCGCAAGCTGTAGCCAATGTTGCTCTTGCCCGTCAGTCAAACATCCATCTCAAAGGTATTGTCCTTAACTGTAACCAGCCACGTTCAGATCAAGAAATTGCTAATTGGACACCTACTGATTTAATTGAGTCACTTACAAACATTCCGGTTTTAGGCTGTTTACCTTATTTGACCAATCCTACTGATTTGAACCTATTAACAAAAGTTGCATCAGATTTAGATTTAGAACAATTACTACCTATTTAA